The DNA window TTTGGCCGCTCAAACTGATTGCGATACAAGAAATGAACACCAAAAGCGAGGAAAACGAGTTGTTCTGCCATCAACATTTGTTGGTAGCAAGAGATATATGGATCAATTATATTTTGACGGTATGGCCATTTCAAGTCAATTGGGATTCCCTGATTTATTTGTTACTTTTACCTGCAACCCAAATTGGCCTGAAATTAAAAGAGCACTGTCAGGCACAGGTCTACAACCCCATGATAGGCCAGATATCATttcaaaagttttcaaaataaagTTTGATACCCTCATGGATGATATTACAAAACACCATGTCGTGGGAAAAGTGATTGCATGTAAGTTGTTTCATTTAATTATACTACTTTTCAATCATGTGTCTGTGTAGTACCAAAATATTACATCGAACTAACTTTCAATTTAATAGATATGTACACCATCGAATTCCAAAAGCGCGGATTGCCACATGCTCACATCTTGATATTCCTACACCCTAAGAGCAAATACCCAACACCATCCGACATAGACAAGATCATTTCTGCTGAAATTCCCGACCCGACTGTTCATCCCAATTTATACAAATTGGTTAGGGCACATATGATGCATGGACCCTGTGGGCTTGCTCGCGTGACCTCACAATGTATGAAGAATGGACGATGTTCTAAATACTACCCCAAAAAGTTTATTGAAGACACTATTGTTGATGCAGAGGGATATCCGCTGTATAGGAGAAGATCAAAAACCTTCACTATTGAAAAAAATGGTATCACCTTGGACAACAGACATGTGGTTCCATATAATACCAGATTTCTTATGAAATACCAGGCACATATAAACATGGAATGGTGTAATCAGAGtacttcaataaaatatcttttcaaatatatcaataaaggctatgacagaataacagcagcagTTTCAACAAATAGCAatcaacctgttgatgagatccaACAATATCTCGACTGCAGGTATGTCTCACCCAGTGAAGCATGCTGGCGCATTTACTCTTACAATATTCATGGCAGAAAACCAGCTGTGGAACGTATGTTCTATCATTTGGTTGGGGAGAAACCTATATACTATACAGATTATGCACGCATGGAAAATGTGCTGGAAACTGCAAGTGTGACTGAATCAATGTTTACTGCATGGCTGGTAGCAAATGCTAAATATGAAGAGGCACAAACATTAACTTATGGTCAGTTTGTCTCAAAGTTTGTTTACcacaaaaaaaagagagaatggaAACCGCGGAAAAAAGGCTTCACCATTGGACGTCTCATATGGGTTCCGCCAACAACTGGTGAACTGTTTTACCTGCGCATGATGTTGACGGTGGCAAAAGGACCAACAACATATGAGGAAATCAGGACCGTGGATAACATTCAGTATGATACATTCAGAGATGCATGCTTTGCAATGGGATTTCTTGAAGACGACAAAGAATACATAGCTGCTATAAAGGAGGCAAGTCATTGGGGGACTGGTCATTTTCTTCGAAAACTGTTTGTTATCATGCTTTTGTCTGGTGCTGTTAATCGCCCTGCACATGTTTGGGAACAAACTTGGctcctattatctgatggtgtctTGCATACACAAAGAGCATTGGCTGCTAATCCAGGTTTGTTAGACGTAATAAAATAGCAAACAAAACAATTTGTTAATAACAACCTACAGATGACTTACCAACAGCATTATAACTCAATTTCTCATATCAATGCAGAATTGGACCTCACACAAGAAGAGTTGCAAAATTTGACTTTAATAGAAATTGAGAAACTGCTTCAGGCAAATAGAAGGACACTAAAGGATTTTAGTCCTATTCCATATCCGGATGCTTATGTTCTTGAACAGTTGGGAAACAGGCTCATATATGATGAGCGTAATTATGATACAGCATCAATGAACTCAGAATTTGAAAATCTGTTTGCTGCTCTTACAGGTAACTATTGCgtcaattaaattcattttattttacggTTTGAAATTCTATGAATCAATTATTCTAACACCGTTCTACAATCAATATTATGTTCCTAAGATGAGCAAAgaagtatttatgaaaaaatcATCCACGCTGTGGAGTCTCAAAAACCTGCGGTTTTCTTCCTTCATGGTTATGGTGGTACCGGAAAAACATATATGTGGAGAACACTCGCAGCTGCATTAAGATCAAAACACGATATATGTTTAACTGTTGCAACTAGCGGTATAGCATCATTGTTACTTCCAGGAGGTAGAACTGCCCATTCAAAGTTCAGGATACCGGTACCAACTATGGATAATTCTACTTGCAAGGTTGAATTCAATGATGATGTCGCAGACATGTTACGACAGACAAAGCTTATAATATGGGATGAGGCACCAATGGCGCATAAGTATGCAATAGAATCGCTTGACAGAACTTTGAAAGATGTTATGAGTGCAGACAAAAATTCAACTGATGTATTCGGTGGAAAGGTTGTTGTTTTCGGGGGTGATTTCAGACAGATTTTACCTGTCGTCCCCAGAGGCAGTCGTTCCGATATTGTACACTGTGCCATAAATGCATCTTACATATGGCATTCAGTTGAGGTATTAACATTGACAAGAAACATGCGGCTACGAACAGGATCGACACAGACTGACAAAAATGAGATAGCACAGTTTTCAGATTGGCTTTTAAGAATAGGAGAGGGCCGAATATCTGAGCCTAATGACGGCACCGCCGAAATCAACATACCACCTGATATTCTGATAACAGAATTTGATGATCCAATCGTGGCCATTGTCAATAGCACATACCctgatttcataaataatttccaATGTGTAGATTACCTTAAAAGTCGAGCGATACTTGCCTCTACACTGCAGATTGTTGATCAGATCAATGACCATATACTTAGCTTGATGCCAGGTTaagcaacaaaaatatataatttaatggaTTATATTAATCTAATTTTTGCTTTTACTAATTCTGTTTGGTCAACAATGTAGGAGAGATTCGTGACtactacagcgcaaattcagttgACAAGTCTGAGATTCATGACCCAGCAGTAGTTGATATCCTCACACCAGAATTTCTAAGTTCCCTCCGAACATCAGGATTGCCAAACCATCACTTAAAACTAAAGGTTGGGACACCTATAATGCTCATGAGAAATATAGATCAGGCTGAAGGTTTATGTAACGGCACAAGGCTGTGTATAACAAAGATGGCAGCCCATGTACTGGAGGCTTCAATAATGGGTGGTAAAGGTATGGGAAATTTGGTTTACATACCTCGAATGGACATGTCACCATCCCAATCACCATGGCCATTCAAACTGAATAGGAGACAGTTCCCTATTATAGTTTCCTATTCTATGACAATTAACAAATCACAGGGACAGTCCTTGGATAACGTTGGTTTGTACTTACCGAAAGATGTATTCACACATGGCCAGATCTATGTCGCATTGTCAAGAGTAACAACAAAAAAGGGAATCAAAATACTGATacatgatgaagaaaagaaattcaGAGAGAAAACTACAAATGTTGTCTATAAAGAAGTATTTAACAATGTCTAAGTTTTTAGAATTGATCAGAGTAAATCTGTAACAGCAGTAATCTATATTAATAACAACATATTAGTATTGCAAGTAACTGctgtaatatatattactaatagCATATTAGCAATGTAAGTaacagaaataatatatatatagcataacatctaaaaaccaaaatcttatatattaatataaaggtGGACCTAAGTCCACCAGAAAATTACAAAAAGTTTAACACTTAGATATTTATAACAAACTTTGACATCATTGTCAATATTTCAACATTGTAACAAGTATCTCCTTGCTGATGGGATCCTTAACGCTGAAGCCCATAGAGTCTCCATCAAGCAGGCACCTTTCCTTGGCAAATTTGTACCAACCACGCCCTAAGAACATCTGACCCTTTTCGGTATGATGAACTTCACATTCATACCTGACTTCCCTTTCCCAGTCAACCAAATCTACAAACCTTGCTCCATGGAGCCAGCGACTTGCAACAACATGCTCAGGAATTTCCTGCAATATTGATATAAAACAACATTAGATAATCCCATTAACTGTTAGGGAAAGACAATAAGCTTAAAACGAATAATAACTTACAAGAAGACATGACTGAGCCATCTTCCCGTTGGACACATCTTGCTTCCAGATACAATATTGTAACTTAGCAGGCTGTTCTACATGGCAACTAaaatcgtcaacaacaggttcATGGCATCTGGAACattatacaaacagacaacatggtcaataaataaatgtgttatcaaacattctaaattaaaacataaaatgtatactcaacataagctaattcaaacatacacagagttatcagaggtgacagCTTTCCCCACAGCCATTTGGTTGACCGAGTTTTCTTCACCTGCATGCAACCATATATAACTTTTAAATACAATATGTAACAGAGCAAACTTTCAAATGATGTGTTAACCTTTACCTCTCACTGCTTGATCAACTCTTCCTTCCATCTTTTCAGAAATTCGCAGCTTACACTGTTGATTGCAGAGTAATGATGAATGCTTTAGTGTTTAGTGCTATCAAACTATCTGCACATTACTTATATAACACTCTAAATGGACTCTTCACATACCTGCTACTTTTCCACCGCCCAATAGAAATCAATGCAATTGTTCAATTAGTCTTCTTTGCATTTACAtcacttcaaaacagttttcGTTTTATTTATATGCCTCACGAAAAACAATAACTgcccataacccaattgatctttCACATCCCAATATAATATAACACATTACAACTATTTTATAACCATTTAATATTATCGTACTACTCTTTAACATAtactattaaattgaattttcaacTATTCATATGTCCATTGTTGTGTGTTTACCTA is part of the Vicia villosa cultivar HV-30 ecotype Madison, WI linkage group LG2, Vvil1.0, whole genome shotgun sequence genome and encodes:
- the LOC131651182 gene encoding uncharacterized protein LOC131651182 gives rise to the protein METDVVKNTAPQTYIARKRRKLILKAKRDYRNRVRSSNLTSHLNHNFTSSVTYETTIETAMARKRRKIILDNRKRLKNLFNTEVSRVQNMNNIVIQSQNMDHASTSNYNMSSQSMDHPSTSNHNVSVESHYEDNDDSNSDNNLNSSNSSSSDEDSDPAQLQEAHLQEYYDIGDQSYECAHCQACMWYQEKVNRHKITATPRFYRCCRGGKIVLPFLEQPPQVLQDLLFNNTYSDSKNYQANIRTYNAMFSFTSPGMKFDTTYSKRGGPPTLRLQGQTCHRIGTLLPETGQPPQYAQLYIYDTDNEVEHRIKCFKINKKGEKSLAQRMLSKNKSVIAEGVLRSKFGSDSSQAMCSNRFSETSWTRVYNKPTVSEVAALIVGDIDSADKRDILIQRRNGGLQRIDEFHPAYLAYQYPLIFPYGEDGYRKNIMHRYRHETEVTKRNRQSIKDWFSYRLQQRRKEAKTLLYSRRLFQQFLVDGYAMMESERLNWLRDNQSKLRVGKYNNLAAQTDCDTRNEHQKRGKRVVLPSTFVGSKRYMDQLYFDGMAISSQLGFPDLFVTFTCNPNWPEIKRALSGTGLQPHDRPDIISKVFKIKFDTLMDDITKHHVVGKVIAYMYTIEFQKRGLPHAHILIFLHPKSKYPTPSDIDKIISAEIPDPTVHPNLYKLVRAHMMHGPCGLARVTSQCMKNGRCSKYYPKKFIEDTIVDAEGYPLYRRRSKTFTIEKNGYDRITAAVSTNSNQPVDEIQQYLDCRYVSPSEACWRIYSYNIHGRKPAVERMFYHLVGEKPIYYTDYARMENVLETASVTESMFTAWLVANAKYEEAQTLTYGQFVSKFVYHKKKREWKPRKKGFTIGRLIWVPPTTGELFYLRMMLTVAKGPTTYEEIRTVDNIQYDTFRDACFAMGFLEDDKEYIAAIKEASHWGTGHFLRKLFVIMLLSGAVNRPAHVWEQTWLLLSDGVLHTQRALAANPELDLTQEELQNLTLIEIEKLLQANRRTLKDFSPIPYPDAYVLEQLGNRLIYDERNYDTASMNSEFENLFAALTGNYCQRSIYEKIIHAVESQKPAVFFLHGYGGTGKTYMWRTLAAALRSKHDICLTVATSGIASLLLPGGRTAHSKFRIPVPTMDNSTCKVEFNDDVADMLRQTKLIIWDEAPMAHKYAIESLDRTLKDVMSADKNSTDVFGGKVVVFGGDFRQILPVVPRGSRSDIVHCAINASYIWHSVEVLTLTRNMRLRTGSTQTDKNEIAQFSDWLLRIGEGRISEPNDGTAEINIPPDILITEFDDPIVAIVNSTYPDFINNFQCVDYLKSRAILASTLQIVDQINDHILSLMPEIRDYYSANSVDKSEIHDPAVVDILTPEFLSSLRTSGLPNHHLKLKVGTPIMLMRNIDQAEGLCNGTRLCITKMAAHVLEASIMGGKGMGNLVYIPRMDMSPSQSPWPFKLNRRQFPIIVSYSMTINKSQGQSLDNVGLYLPKDVFTHGQIYVALSRVTTKKGIKILIHDEEKKFREKTTNVVYKEVFNNV